The following are from one region of the Erwinia billingiae Eb661 genome:
- the rcsA gene encoding transcriptional regulator RcsA, with protein MPTIIMDSCSYTRLGLTDYMTVKGVKKKNITSVTDIDQLQAKCQQYQPGVVFINEDCFIHEADASQRIRNIIMQHPDTLFFIFMAISNIHFEEYLYVRKNLIITSKSIKPATLDNLLLSYFQKKLNVSPRYSAGFDVHPLTLSQTESNMLKMWMSGHDTIQISDKMQIKAKTVSSHKGNIKRKIKTHNKQVIYHVVRLTDNVTSGIYVNVR; from the coding sequence ATGCCAACAATTATAATGGATTCATGCAGCTATACACGGCTAGGGCTTACCGATTATATGACTGTGAAGGGTGTTAAAAAGAAAAACATTACTTCCGTCACTGACATTGATCAATTACAAGCAAAATGCCAACAGTATCAGCCAGGCGTGGTTTTTATTAACGAAGATTGTTTCATTCATGAAGCAGATGCCAGTCAGCGCATAAGAAATATTATTATGCAGCATCCTGACACGCTGTTCTTTATCTTCATGGCCATATCTAACATCCATTTTGAGGAATATCTCTACGTTCGTAAGAACCTGATTATTACATCAAAATCGATTAAGCCGGCCACTCTGGATAATTTATTGCTTTCTTATTTTCAAAAGAAACTCAATGTTTCCCCGCGGTATTCCGCAGGTTTCGACGTGCATCCACTGACGCTGAGCCAAACAGAATCAAATATGCTTAAAATGTGGATGTCTGGCCACGATACAATTCAAATATCGGATAAAATGCAAATTAAGGCCAAGACGGTTTCCTCCCATAAAGGAAATATTAAACGCAAAATTAAAACACACAACAAACAAGTTATTTATCATGTGGTCCGTTTGACGGACAATGTCACCAGTGGCATTTATGTTAATGTGAGATAA
- the dsrB gene encoding protein DsrB codes for MKVNDRVTVKTDGGPRRPGKVLAVEDFSEGTMFLVALEDYPLGIWFFNEIGHSDGIFVEPHPEA; via the coding sequence ATGAAAGTGAACGATCGGGTCACGGTCAAAACCGACGGAGGCCCACGCCGACCGGGCAAAGTGCTGGCTGTAGAAGATTTCAGTGAGGGAACGATGTTTCTGGTTGCGCTGGAAGACTATCCGCTGGGGATTTGGTTCTTCAATGAGATTGGGCATAGCGATGGCATCTTTGTGGAGCCACATCCGGAAGCCTGA
- a CDS encoding methyl-accepting chemotaxis protein: MKSSHLNAEQNGISFWQHLRLVPLFSAILGGILLLFALCIALASYFLIQSNQSLKDVTEEIQVRMAISNSSNHLRTARLNIIHAGASARIGEMDAFNDNVKQTEKRIQQATESFNAYLNRRVKTPEDMALDGELKTKFDAYVTQGLLPMVKSAKDGSFEGVIAQETDYTRKFDDAYNAVLLKAIAIRTQRADAINKQAEAQTRLGFIMMAAAFAAALLLTLATFIFLRRVVITPLRQAVERIEHISRGDLTAPLQNWGRSEIGTLGSNLQNMQQSLVKTVGTVREGAVAIYQGSSEISAGNTDLSSRTEQQAAALEQTAASMEQLTATVKQNAENAHHASQLAADASGKASQGGEIVSGVISTMNNISTSSKKIAEITTVINSIAFQTNILALNAAVEAARAGEQGRGFAVVASEVRNLAQRSAGAAKEIEGLISESVELIGKGSSQVSHAGDTMTDIVGAVRRVTDIMAEIAAASDEQSRGIQQVSLAVTEMDNVTQQNASLVEEASAAASSLEEQASRLTQAVAAFHLSDSAPRRVAQPVHAVQPKAALATGRPALANSDNWETF, encoded by the coding sequence ATGAAATCATCACACCTCAATGCCGAACAAAACGGGATCAGTTTCTGGCAACATCTGCGACTGGTACCTTTATTTTCCGCGATCCTGGGTGGCATCCTGCTGTTGTTTGCCCTGTGTATTGCGCTGGCAAGCTATTTTCTTATCCAGAGTAATCAGTCACTGAAGGACGTCACGGAAGAAATTCAGGTCCGAATGGCGATTTCGAACAGTTCTAACCATTTACGTACCGCCCGCCTGAATATCATCCATGCCGGTGCCTCCGCCCGAATCGGCGAGATGGATGCCTTTAACGATAATGTTAAGCAAACCGAAAAGCGTATTCAGCAAGCGACGGAAAGCTTTAATGCTTACCTGAATCGTCGGGTGAAAACCCCGGAAGATATGGCGCTGGATGGCGAGCTGAAAACCAAATTCGATGCTTATGTCACTCAGGGCCTGTTGCCGATGGTGAAAAGCGCCAAAGACGGCAGTTTCGAAGGGGTGATTGCGCAGGAAACGGATTACACCCGTAAGTTTGATGATGCGTATAACGCCGTATTATTAAAAGCCATTGCCATTCGTACTCAACGCGCCGACGCCATTAATAAACAGGCCGAAGCACAAACCCGGCTGGGCTTTATTATGATGGCCGCCGCGTTTGCTGCCGCGCTGTTACTCACCCTGGCGACCTTTATCTTCCTGCGTCGTGTGGTGATCACGCCACTGCGTCAGGCGGTTGAGCGAATTGAACATATTTCCCGTGGCGATTTGACCGCGCCGCTGCAAAACTGGGGAAGAAGTGAAATCGGCACGCTGGGCAGCAATCTGCAAAATATGCAGCAGTCGCTGGTGAAAACCGTCGGCACCGTCCGTGAAGGTGCGGTGGCGATTTATCAGGGTTCCAGCGAAATCTCCGCCGGCAACACCGACCTCTCCTCGCGCACCGAACAGCAGGCCGCCGCGCTGGAACAGACCGCAGCCAGTATGGAACAGCTGACCGCCACGGTGAAACAGAATGCCGAGAACGCGCATCATGCCAGCCAGCTGGCCGCCGATGCCTCAGGTAAAGCCAGTCAGGGCGGCGAAATTGTCTCTGGCGTGATCAGCACCATGAACAATATCTCCACCAGCTCGAAGAAAATTGCCGAAATCACCACGGTGATCAACAGCATCGCCTTCCAGACCAATATTCTGGCGCTGAATGCGGCGGTCGAAGCCGCCAGGGCGGGAGAACAGGGTCGCGGTTTTGCCGTGGTCGCCAGCGAAGTGCGTAACCTGGCCCAACGCAGTGCGGGCGCGGCGAAAGAGATTGAAGGATTGATTTCTGAATCGGTGGAGTTGATTGGTAAAGGGTCTTCGCAGGTCAGCCATGCCGGCGACACCATGACCGACATTGTCGGTGCGGTGCGCCGTGTTACCGACATTATGGCCGAGATTGCCGCCGCCTCTGATGAACAGAGTCGCGGTATCCAGCAGGTCAGCCTGGCGGTGACCGAAATGGATAACGTGACGCAGCAGAACGCCTCGCTGGTTGAGGAAGCCTCAGCGGCCGCCTCTTCTCTGGAAGAACAGGCTTCACGCCTGACCCAGGCCGTTGCCGCCTTCCATCTGAGTGACAGCGCGCCACGCCGCGTAGCGCAGCCGGTTCACGCGGTTCAGCCTAAAGCCGCGCTGGCCACCGGCCGCCCTGCGCTGGCGAACAGCGACAACTGGGAAACCTTCTGA
- a CDS encoding YqaE/Pmp3 family membrane protein has protein sequence MDLLRIIIAIILPPVGVFMQVGFGGAFWLNILLTLCGYIPGIIHAVWVIARR, from the coding sequence ATGGACCTTTTACGTATCATTATTGCGATTATTTTACCGCCAGTTGGGGTGTTCATGCAGGTCGGTTTCGGCGGCGCGTTCTGGCTGAATATCCTGTTAACGCTTTGCGGCTATATCCCGGGAATTATCCACGCGGTGTGGGTAATTGCACGTCGTTAA